The Calidithermus timidus DSM 17022 DNA segment GATAGGCCCCGGCCAGCCCGGCCAGCAGCCCCGAGAGGATCACCGCGGTGTAGCGCATGCGGTAGACGTTGATCCCCATGGTGTCGGCGGCTTCAGGCTGCTCGCCTACCGCCCGCAGGCGCAGACCCCAGGGGGTTTTGAACATCACCCACCAGCACAGCGGCACCAGCAGGAAGGCCAGGAACACCAAAGGAGAGATGCTCTCCCCTGCGATGGGGATGTTGACCAGGCGGTTCTCGACCTCCTTGGAGTTGGTGGTGGTGTTGTATAGGGCCTGCATCAGCACCGGCGGTGCCCCGGCGGCCAGCAGGTTGATGGCGGTGCCGGTCACGATCTGCTCGGCCCTGTAGCGGATGACCGCGATGGCGTAGACGGTGGCTACCAGGCCGCCCATTAGCATTCCGGCCAGCACCCCCACCCAGGGAATCCAGGCTGAGCGGGCCAGGGGATCGCTGGCCAAGATGGGGGCTTCGATGCGCTCGACGCTAATGGCAGCAGCGGCGGCTCCGAAGAGAATCATGCCCTCGAGGGCAATGTTGACCACCCCCGAGCGCTCGGAGAACATGCCTCCGAGGGCCGTGAGCAGCAGGGGAGTGGTTTGGCGCAGGGTCGAGAAGAACAGCGCGACGAGGATGGCCGACTCCACCCGCATGCCCAGAACCACCACGGCGATCGCCGCTACCACGAGGAATCCGATTGTGAAAGGCGACAGGCGCTTCATCCGGCCCTCCCGACCAGCGCTTTCTCGAGCGCTTCTTGCTCGGCGCGGGCTTCGGTTTCCACCTGGGCCGCTTGCAGCGGATCGATGAAGTAGCGCGGCAGGAAGCCGCCCGCGGCGATGAACAGCACGATTAGGGCCTGCAACACCGTCACCAGCTCGCGGCTTATCGCCAGCTGCTGGTTAAGGTCTAACCCCCCGGTGAGCAGCACCCCGAACAGCAGCGCCGAGAGGCTGATGCCGATGGGGGTATTCTGCCCCATGAGGGCCACTGCGATGCCGTCGAAGCCCACCCCGGTAGGCAGGGATTGCTTGAGGCGGTACTCGTCTACCCCGCCGCCCAGCACGTAGTGGGTGGCGGCTAGCCCGGCCAGGGCTCCCGAGATGGCCATGGCCAGTACGATCTTCGAACGCAGGTTGACCCCGCCGTACTCGGCGGCCTTGGGGGCGAGCCCGACCGCCCTCAGCTCGTAGCCGCCGGGCGTGCGGAAGAGGTAGAAGTTGTAGAACAGCAGCGCCAACACGGCCAGCAGGAAAGCGCCGTTGAAGCGTGAGGAAGTGAGGGCGCTGGTAAGCTCTACCGCCGGGCCCGGCAGGAAACCGCCCACGGCGTACCCCACCAGCACCGCCGCTGCCGAGACCAGCAACCTGCGGCCGAGCTGGGCGCGGC contains these protein-coding regions:
- a CDS encoding ABC transporter permease, whose translation is MRVESAILVALFFSTLRQTTPLLLTALGGMFSERSGVVNIALEGMILFGAAAAAISVERIEAPILASDPLARSAWIPWVGVLAGMLMGGLVATVYAIAVIRYRAEQIVTGTAINLLAAGAPPVLMQALYNTTTNSKEVENRLVNIPIAGESISPLVFLAFLLVPLCWWVMFKTPWGLRLRAVGEQPEAADTMGINVYRMRYTAVILSGLLAGLAGAYLSVGFLNQFVKNMSAGQGFIALAALIFGKWHPLGVLGATLLFGFFRALAIQLQGGEVMPSVVVEAIPYVLTILVLAGFIGRSRPPAAVGKPYEK